One Euphorbia lathyris chromosome 1, ddEupLath1.1, whole genome shotgun sequence DNA segment encodes these proteins:
- the LOC136233793 gene encoding transcription factor MYB61-like — translation MGRHSCCLKQKLRKGLWSPEEDEKLFNYITTFGVGCWSSVPKLAGLQRCGKSCRLRWINYLRPDLKRGMFSQQEEDLILSLHEVLGNRWAQIAAQLPGRTDNEIKNFWNSCLKKKLMKQGIDPTTHKPMSEAQVQEGKNQKPNLTNIVQDPTFLINNDYYTDGLLTDTSKQNYDPLSYFEFQSSAYNSIAAFGENQSSDHHQFLAFTSMPSLRSFDHGTDFSDNNSASRMSSSNSSNMSNYTGYQINNNNNAAAANFSWDAESIFQFPVNGIKTEELKTMSTPWEDQNINTVEDYSSYPLTTSLSEDLTGANFDVFHQI, via the exons ATGGGAAGACATTCTTGCTGCTTAAAgcaaaagttaagaaaaggtttaTGGTCTCCTGAGGAAGATGAGAAACTCTTCAATTATATTACTACTTTCGGTGTCGGTTGCTGGAGTTCTGTCCCTAAACTAGCCG GTCTTCAAAGGTGTGGAAAAAGCTGCAGACTTcgttggattaattacttgagacCTGATCTTAAGAGAGGAATGTTTTCTCAGCAAGAGGAAGATCTTATTCTCAGTCTTCATGAGGTTCTGGGAAACAG GTGGGCTCAAATTGCAGCACAATTACCAGGAAGAACAGATAATGAAATAAAGAACTTTTGGAATTCATGTTTGAAGAAGAAGCTTATGAAACAAGGGATAGACCCAACTACTCACAAGCCAATGAGTGAAGCACAAGTGCAAGAGGGGAAGAATCAGAAACCAAACTTGACAAATATAGTACAAGATCCAACATTTCTGATTAACAATGACTACTATACCGACGGATTACTGACGGACACTTCGAAACAAAACTATGATCCTTTGTCCTACTTCGAATTTCAATCCAGTGCGTACAATTCAATTGCAGCTTTTGGTGAAAACCAAAGCTCCGATCATCATCAGTTTTTAGCATTCACTTCAATGCCAAGTTTAAGAAGTTTCGATCATGGAACTGATTTTTCAGATAATAATTCAGCTTCCAGAATGAGTTCTAGTAATAGCTCAAACATGAGCAATTACACAGGATATCAAatcaacaacaataataatgcGGCGGCAGCTAATTTCTCTTGGGATGCAGAGTCTATCTTtcaatttccggtgaacggaatcaaGACGGAAGAATTGAAGACGATGAGTACTCCATGGGAAGATCAGAATATTAATACAGTAGAAGACTACAGTAGCTATCCATTAACGACGTCGCTTTCAGAAGATCTAACAGGAGCCAATTTTGACGTCTTTCACCAGATATGA